From a single Labrenzia sp. PHM005 genomic region:
- a CDS encoding DUF3299 domain-containing protein: protein MMRYGLILLMSVLTAFPAVAVTPIDWIDLKDPAAARFEDPFEALFLTDLRSIAAVYRLRKLLERGDLTDDDRSKAETRLRQEEQKLTDAGIETDLLLAQREAVAKKKAEALLKGNPDLVGKDIAITGYVIPVIGADGSAQYGYLVSGYGMCSHVPAPPPNQTIYYKLQDDWSEAELYKPVLLSGRLDMNLSRQTITLLDGQVTITAAFDMDVSEIRPINDTGSTADQRSFRTFRRPN, encoded by the coding sequence ATGATGAGATATGGACTGATCCTTTTGATGTCGGTGCTTACCGCTTTTCCAGCAGTGGCGGTGACACCAATTGATTGGATTGACCTGAAAGACCCGGCAGCCGCCCGCTTCGAAGACCCTTTCGAAGCGCTTTTCCTCACGGACCTTCGATCGATCGCCGCGGTCTACCGTCTACGAAAACTGCTTGAACGCGGCGATCTCACTGATGATGACCGGTCCAAGGCAGAAACCCGCTTGAGGCAAGAAGAACAGAAACTGACGGATGCGGGGATCGAAACGGATCTTCTGTTGGCGCAGCGGGAGGCTGTCGCCAAAAAGAAGGCCGAAGCATTATTGAAGGGCAATCCGGATCTCGTCGGCAAAGATATCGCAATCACCGGCTATGTTATCCCGGTCATAGGTGCAGATGGATCGGCCCAGTACGGCTATTTGGTCTCAGGATATGGCATGTGCAGTCATGTTCCGGCGCCGCCCCCCAATCAGACGATCTATTATAAGCTTCAAGACGACTGGTCCGAAGCCGAACTCTATAAACCTGTCCTTTTAAGCGGCCGGCTCGATATGAACCTATCCCGTCAGACGATCACCTTGCTGGATGGCCAAGTGACAATCACAGCGGCCTTCGACATGGACGTCTCCGAGATCCGGCCGATCAATGACACTGGCTCCACTGCCGATCAGCGCAGTTTTCGCACGTTCAGACGCCCAAACTAG
- a CDS encoding dimethylsulfoniopropionate demethylase produces the protein MQVPSLSISRRTRKTPFSSRVHEAGVKAYTVYNHMLLPTVFQSVEEDYRHLKDHVQLWDVSCERQVELWGPDAGRLAQMLTPRDLSEMTPGRCYYTPMVDETGGMLNDPVTTKLADDKYWVSVADSDLLFWIKGLAHAFRLEVDVDEPDVSPLAIQGPKAEDLVAKVFGERIRSIRFFHYDYVEFEGQRMVLARSGYSKQGGFELYVDGTKWGEPIWDAFMDAGEEMNIRAGCPNLIERIESQLLSYGNDMTRNNTPHECGLGKFCQTQKAIGCVGRDALLRVAVEGPVRQIRSLAIDGDPVPSCDELWPIIGGGRKVGTISSAAYSPDFRTNVAIGMVRMTHWDDGTKVQVETPDGIRSATVWETPFSNQDD, from the coding sequence ATGCAGGTCCCGTCTCTGTCCATCTCCCGGCGCACGCGCAAAACTCCGTTTTCCAGCCGTGTGCACGAAGCCGGTGTTAAAGCTTACACCGTCTACAATCATATGCTTCTTCCGACTGTCTTTCAGTCGGTGGAAGAGGACTACCGGCATTTAAAAGATCATGTCCAGCTTTGGGATGTGTCTTGTGAACGCCAGGTCGAATTGTGGGGACCGGACGCCGGGCGTCTTGCGCAAATGCTGACGCCCAGAGACCTGTCGGAGATGACGCCGGGCAGGTGTTACTACACACCCATGGTCGACGAGACGGGCGGCATGCTCAACGACCCGGTCACGACCAAACTGGCCGATGACAAATATTGGGTCTCGGTCGCGGACAGCGACCTCCTGTTCTGGATCAAGGGTCTCGCCCATGCCTTCCGTCTGGAGGTCGATGTCGACGAGCCAGATGTCTCGCCGTTGGCAATTCAGGGCCCAAAAGCGGAAGACCTGGTCGCCAAAGTTTTCGGCGAGCGCATCCGGTCCATCCGTTTCTTCCATTATGACTACGTCGAGTTTGAAGGCCAACGGATGGTTCTCGCCCGCTCTGGTTACTCCAAACAGGGTGGCTTTGAGCTCTATGTCGATGGAACCAAATGGGGCGAACCGATCTGGGACGCTTTCATGGATGCCGGTGAGGAGATGAACATCCGGGCCGGTTGCCCAAACCTAATTGAACGGATTGAAAGTCAGTTGTTGTCCTATGGCAATGACATGACCCGCAACAACACACCCCATGAATGCGGTTTGGGCAAATTCTGTCAGACCCAAAAAGCGATCGGCTGTGTTGGCCGGGACGCTTTACTGCGTGTTGCAGTGGAAGGCCCGGTTCGGCAAATCCGCAGCCTTGCCATTGACGGCGATCCCGTTCCGTCTTGTGACGAGCTCTGGCCCATCATTGGTGGCGGGCGTAAAGTCGGAACCATCAGTTCGGCCGCCTATTCACCGGATTTCCGGACGAATGTCGCTATAGGCATGGTACGCATGACTCATTGGGACGACGGCACCAAAGTTCAAGTTGAAACGCCGGACGGAATACGGTCCGCGACCGTTTGGGAAACGCCGTTCTCAAATCAGGACGACTGA
- a CDS encoding glutathione peroxidase, which produces MPRFAPAAAVLTGFLALTGNTIAADTASQSGSAHEYSFELANGLSLPMKEFEGKLVLVVNTATACGFSGQLSGLQELHERYSDRGLVVLGVPSNDFGGQEPRKDGDIAAYCEAKYGATFQMTAKTSVRGKAAHPFYQWAVRELGFLARPNWNFHKYLIGPDGALVSWFATPAKPTSKAVITEIEKHLDQLTADQST; this is translated from the coding sequence ATGCCCCGGTTCGCCCCCGCCGCCGCAGTTCTTACCGGCTTTCTTGCCCTAACAGGCAATACCATTGCCGCCGATACGGCATCTCAGAGCGGCAGTGCCCATGAGTATAGTTTTGAGCTCGCAAACGGTTTATCCCTGCCAATGAAGGAGTTTGAAGGCAAGCTTGTGCTGGTCGTCAATACAGCGACGGCTTGCGGCTTCAGCGGCCAGCTCTCTGGACTGCAGGAACTTCACGAAAGATATTCCGACCGCGGACTGGTGGTGCTGGGCGTCCCGTCCAATGATTTCGGTGGCCAGGAACCGCGGAAAGACGGCGACATCGCCGCCTATTGCGAAGCCAAATACGGTGCAACCTTCCAGATGACCGCAAAGACATCTGTACGCGGCAAGGCTGCCCATCCGTTTTATCAATGGGCCGTCCGCGAACTTGGGTTTCTTGCCCGCCCAAATTGGAATTTTCATAAATATCTAATCGGACCCGACGGCGCTTTGGTCTCCTGGTTCGCAACTCCGGCCAAGCCGACGTCCAAGGCGGTGATCACCGAGATCGAAAAACATTTGGACCAGCTGACTGCTGATCAGAGTACGTAG
- a CDS encoding LysR family transcriptional regulator, whose protein sequence is MELSTLKTALLVRDLGSFAAVARLLDLDASSVSRVIAQLEQDIGFRLFQRSTRSLAPTGEGELYLNRIAPLVEELDAAGDEARTTAVSPRGTLRMTASISFVQECLIPILPEFRQRYPDIDIELLASDANLDLRADGIDLAVRFGSMPKGDWIVAKLMTTSYRVVASPGYLETEGPIPQPEDLSNRECICFAIPGFRTTWQFRKDGMQPVSVPVGGATVISNALSIRSATRLGMGVALLPIMLVERDLKRGTLVDVFPDYACAAATFETAAWLVYPSRSYLPQKVRVMIDFLKEHYGRPVA, encoded by the coding sequence ATGGAACTTTCGACACTCAAAACTGCGCTCTTGGTTCGTGACCTTGGAAGCTTTGCCGCTGTCGCCCGGCTCTTGGATCTGGATGCGTCCAGTGTCTCCCGTGTGATCGCACAACTGGAGCAAGACATCGGCTTCCGTCTGTTCCAGCGCAGCACCCGCAGTCTGGCCCCTACCGGCGAGGGCGAACTTTATCTCAACCGAATTGCACCCCTGGTGGAAGAGCTGGATGCGGCCGGTGATGAAGCGCGGACGACAGCGGTATCCCCACGCGGAACTCTGCGGATGACCGCAAGCATTTCTTTTGTTCAGGAGTGTCTGATCCCGATCCTGCCGGAGTTCCGGCAAAGATATCCCGATATCGACATCGAACTTCTGGCCTCTGATGCAAACCTTGACCTGCGGGCTGATGGCATAGATTTGGCCGTCCGCTTCGGGTCGATGCCCAAGGGTGACTGGATCGTCGCCAAGCTGATGACCACCAGCTATCGGGTTGTCGCATCACCGGGCTATCTGGAAACCGAGGGTCCAATTCCCCAGCCAGAAGACCTTTCAAACAGGGAATGCATCTGTTTTGCCATTCCGGGCTTCCGGACCACTTGGCAGTTCCGGAAAGACGGCATGCAGCCGGTTAGTGTGCCAGTTGGAGGTGCGACAGTGATCTCTAATGCCTTGTCGATCCGCTCCGCCACCCGTCTCGGCATGGGCGTGGCTCTGTTGCCCATCATGCTGGTTGAGAGGGATCTGAAGCGCGGGACCTTGGTGGATGTATTTCCGGACTATGCTTGCGCGGCCGCTACTTTTGAAACAGCGGCCTGGCTGGTTTATCCCAGCCGGTCCTATTTGCCCCAGAAAGTCCGGGTGATGATCGATTTCCTGAAAGAGCACTATGGGCGGCCAGTGGCCTGA
- a CDS encoding methyltransferase domain-containing protein: MKYFAHAYQNADASSDAELDEMRNLLGIMAAHPDFQAYKRNSYDALDLKPDAKVADVACGLGFDLPYLKDRVSEGTVTGFDLSEKFLAAAESRINAVNGRADPSILFKQSDIQTIDSKPGVFDAVRVDRSLQHVSSPETAISEMLRIVRPGGILCAAEPDWGSFVIGSSYPEIADKVVSAYAQALINPRIGRDLIDLIGSRTALTHHSVHPLLLKTLPDASRICVLEDITARCQEAGTITSKERTAFWQDLKERDASGRCFALLNIHLVAGRKP; this comes from the coding sequence ATGAAATACTTCGCACACGCTTACCAAAACGCGGATGCCTCCTCCGATGCCGAGTTGGACGAGATGCGAAACCTCCTTGGTATCATGGCCGCGCATCCGGATTTTCAGGCGTACAAGAGAAATTCCTATGACGCCCTTGACCTGAAACCAGATGCCAAGGTTGCCGATGTTGCCTGCGGTCTGGGATTTGATCTGCCGTACCTTAAAGACCGTGTCTCTGAGGGGACCGTGACAGGGTTTGACCTCAGCGAGAAATTTCTTGCCGCGGCAGAGTCCCGGATAAATGCGGTGAATGGCAGGGCCGATCCATCGATCCTCTTTAAACAAAGTGATATCCAGACCATCGACAGCAAGCCGGGTGTGTTCGATGCCGTCCGCGTCGATCGCTCTCTTCAGCATGTATCCAGCCCGGAAACAGCAATATCGGAAATGCTGCGGATCGTAAGACCGGGCGGGATACTCTGCGCTGCTGAACCGGATTGGGGCAGTTTTGTCATAGGGTCCAGCTACCCGGAGATCGCCGATAAGGTTGTCAGTGCTTATGCGCAGGCCTTGATCAATCCACGGATCGGCCGGGATTTGATCGATTTGATTGGTTCGCGGACCGCTCTAACTCATCACAGTGTTCATCCGCTTTTGCTGAAAACACTGCCTGATGCCAGCCGGATCTGTGTTCTTGAGGACATTACCGCCCGGTGCCAAGAGGCGGGCACAATCACCTCAAAAGAAAGAACTGCCTTTTGGCAGGATCTTAAG
- a CDS encoding DUF1326 domain-containing protein: MTGWAIRGELILNCNCTVFCPCVVSLGKHAPTEGYCQAWAGVRIDEGHYMGEDLSGLNVGLVLEIPGLMARGNWKAAAYIDDRASDAAYDGLLKIFSGQAKGTTGLFKVLVSEFLGAERAPVSYENEGKKRRLIVGKAIKGEVVPVGGSDPDEDIVVKNTEYWMGSDITVATATQGRVRAYGRVWDFDGRSAEICQIDWSGPAAEQAA; this comes from the coding sequence ATGACCGGATGGGCCATCCGCGGGGAATTGATCCTCAACTGTAACTGCACCGTTTTTTGCCCTTGCGTGGTGTCGCTCGGCAAACACGCACCGACTGAAGGCTACTGTCAGGCGTGGGCCGGTGTGCGCATCGATGAAGGCCATTATATGGGCGAGGACCTATCTGGCCTGAACGTCGGTCTGGTACTTGAAATCCCGGGCTTGATGGCGCGTGGCAACTGGAAAGCCGCTGCATACATCGACGATCGAGCTTCCGATGCTGCCTATGACGGTCTTCTGAAGATCTTCTCCGGTCAGGCCAAGGGCACAACCGGCCTCTTCAAGGTTCTGGTCAGCGAATTCCTCGGCGCGGAACGCGCACCAGTATCCTACGAAAACGAAGGTAAAAAGCGCCGTCTGATCGTCGGCAAGGCGATCAAGGGCGAGGTTGTGCCGGTCGGCGGGTCTGATCCGGACGAAGACATCGTGGTGAAGAACACCGAATACTGGATGGGCTCCGACATCACCGTTGCAACGGCGACACAGGGCCGTGTCCGCGCCTATGGCCGGGTCTGGGATTTCGACGGCCGCAGCGCGGAAATCTGCCAGATCGACTGGTCCGGCCCAGCGGCCGAACAGGCCGCATAA
- a CDS encoding acyl-CoA synthetase yields the protein MRDHYDALPPQTANHVPLSPLSFLERTAALFPDRLAVVYNERRYTWSDVKDRVQRIASSLKQKGIGLGDTVSVMAANTPELFELHYAVPLTGAVLNTINTRLEPDTIAYILDHSDAKLVIADTAFCSVISKAFDINGKVLPVINIADPDGPGGEMIGEESFENLVDGGDPVFPWQGPADEWQALALNYTSGTSGRPKGVVYHHRGAYLMAMGTPIAWELPRHPVYLYSVPMFHCNGWCHAWTMTLMAGTIICIRQVTGKAVFDLIDEHGVSHLGGAPIVLSMLVNTAEEDRKLLPGPVKIMTAGAPPPATVLAATKALGFEVMQVYGLTETYGHVAQCLWREEWDNLSADEQAELQSWQGVGFPMTESVDVVDRETGEPVPWDGETQGEIVIRGNTVMKGYYKNRDATDEAFSGGHFKSGDAAVRHENGYVQIRDRLKDVIISGGENISSVEVEGVLHRHPDVVLAAVVALPDEKWGEVPCAFVELKDGSPETEDSLIAFCRENMAGFKRPKKIVFTELPKTATGKIQKFVLRQEARTLASETV from the coding sequence ATGCGCGATCACTACGACGCCCTACCGCCACAAACAGCAAATCATGTGCCTCTGTCGCCGTTGTCATTTCTAGAGCGTACAGCCGCGCTGTTTCCAGACCGGCTCGCCGTCGTCTATAACGAGCGGCGGTACACGTGGTCAGACGTAAAGGATCGTGTCCAGCGCATTGCGTCCAGCTTGAAACAAAAGGGTATTGGGCTTGGCGATACGGTGTCGGTCATGGCCGCCAACACCCCGGAACTGTTTGAATTGCATTATGCGGTACCTCTGACCGGCGCGGTGCTGAACACGATCAACACCCGCCTCGAACCGGATACAATCGCCTATATTCTCGATCACAGCGACGCCAAATTGGTAATCGCCGATACGGCGTTTTGTAGCGTCATTTCAAAAGCCTTTGATATAAACGGCAAGGTTCTGCCGGTCATCAATATTGCTGATCCAGACGGGCCAGGCGGCGAGATGATCGGTGAAGAGAGCTTTGAAAATCTGGTTGACGGCGGCGATCCGGTATTTCCGTGGCAAGGCCCGGCCGATGAATGGCAGGCGCTCGCGCTGAACTACACATCCGGCACATCCGGGAGGCCCAAAGGCGTGGTCTACCATCATCGCGGCGCCTACTTGATGGCGATGGGGACACCGATCGCCTGGGAACTGCCGCGCCATCCGGTCTATCTTTATTCCGTGCCCATGTTCCACTGCAACGGTTGGTGCCATGCCTGGACCATGACACTAATGGCAGGGACCATCATCTGCATCCGGCAAGTGACCGGAAAGGCGGTCTTTGACCTGATCGATGAACATGGGGTCAGCCATTTGGGTGGCGCACCGATTGTACTCTCCATGTTGGTCAATACAGCGGAAGAGGATCGCAAACTATTACCAGGTCCGGTAAAAATCATGACCGCCGGCGCCCCGCCGCCAGCAACGGTTCTCGCCGCCACCAAGGCGCTCGGCTTTGAGGTGATGCAGGTCTATGGCCTCACCGAAACCTATGGCCATGTTGCCCAGTGCCTATGGCGCGAAGAATGGGACAACCTGTCCGCTGACGAACAGGCGGAACTGCAATCCTGGCAGGGCGTTGGCTTCCCGATGACCGAAAGCGTCGATGTCGTTGATCGCGAGACCGGTGAACCGGTTCCTTGGGACGGCGAAACGCAGGGCGAGATCGTCATTCGCGGAAACACAGTCATGAAAGGCTACTACAAGAACCGGGACGCGACGGACGAAGCGTTCTCCGGAGGTCATTTCAAGTCAGGTGATGCCGCCGTGCGACATGAAAATGGCTATGTGCAGATCCGCGACCGCCTGAAAGATGTGATCATCTCCGGCGGCGAAAACATCTCTTCAGTCGAGGTCGAAGGGGTTCTGCATCGTCATCCGGATGTAGTTCTTGCGGCCGTTGTCGCCCTGCCCGACGAAAAGTGGGGCGAAGTCCCCTGCGCCTTTGTTGAACTTAAAGACGGCAGCCCAGAGACCGAAGACAGCCTGATCGCCTTCTGCAGGGAAAACATGGCTGGCTTCAAACGGCCGAAGAAAATCGTCTTCACCGAGTTGCCGAAGACGGCGACCGGCAAGATCCAGAAATTTGTCCTGCGGCAAGAAGCCCGGACGCTCGCCAGTGAAACCGTATAA
- a CDS encoding FMN-dependent NADH-azoreductase encodes MTQLLRINSSSRMEGSHSSAIADVFESEFCQKNPGCNVITRNVADGSIPFIAQETIEGFYAPQDDLSGEQKAATELSDELIKEVQDADTLLLAVPIYNFTIPAALKAWVDQISRIGHTFSMDETGFHGLVNARRAVIICTYGSEGYLDGEPFSQANFVQPYLEFLLGFLGIKEIEFINIQGTATAAPEQFEDRLRSAKQTARLAA; translated from the coding sequence ATGACCCAATTACTCCGCATCAATTCAAGTTCCCGTATGGAGGGCTCTCATTCGTCGGCCATTGCCGATGTGTTTGAATCCGAGTTCTGCCAGAAAAACCCGGGCTGTAACGTCATCACCCGGAATGTAGCCGATGGCTCGATCCCATTTATCGCTCAGGAAACCATTGAAGGTTTCTATGCGCCGCAGGATGACCTTTCTGGCGAACAAAAAGCCGCCACTGAGCTGTCCGATGAACTCATCAAAGAAGTGCAGGACGCCGATACCCTGCTTCTGGCCGTTCCGATCTACAATTTCACCATTCCGGCTGCACTGAAAGCCTGGGTCGATCAGATTTCAAGGATTGGCCATACGTTCTCAATGGATGAGACCGGATTTCACGGCCTCGTCAATGCCCGGCGCGCCGTGATTATCTGCACTTATGGATCTGAAGGCTATTTGGACGGTGAACCCTTTTCTCAAGCAAATTTCGTTCAGCCCTATCTGGAGTTTCTATTGGGGTTCCTCGGAATCAAGGAGATTGAGTTCATCAATATTCAGGGCACCGCAACAGCAGCGCCGGAGCAGTTTGAAGATCGGCTAAGGTCGGCAAAACAAACTGCGAGATTGGCTGCCTAA
- a CDS encoding FadR/GntR family transcriptional regulator yields the protein MAIEYQAIRKEGLSTQIANAIRKAIMDGALSVEERLPSETELADRFGVSRATVREAMKRLAAQNLIRSERGASGGAFVNRITFDEARDDLVSTTRLLIGMNDIPFEDAIEARYLLEASCLPLACENRGNEELNAMSDEIALQGGDLSDEDFCDSDVRFHSTIAKATGNPLLMFQVAGAIEAMQPLMNMLVYRLRDKKHIAGLHGQMQAALKERDAAAAQTILDEIAAYTRQLAALRRKPKD from the coding sequence TTGGCAATCGAATACCAGGCGATCCGCAAGGAGGGGCTGTCGACCCAGATTGCCAATGCGATCCGCAAAGCCATTATGGATGGCGCCCTCAGTGTCGAAGAGCGATTGCCCAGCGAAACGGAATTGGCCGATAGATTTGGTGTCTCGCGGGCAACAGTACGAGAAGCCATGAAGCGGCTCGCAGCTCAAAACCTGATCCGCTCCGAACGCGGAGCATCAGGCGGGGCGTTCGTCAACCGGATCACCTTTGATGAAGCGCGTGACGATCTGGTCAGCACAACCCGGCTGTTGATCGGTATGAACGACATCCCCTTCGAAGATGCCATCGAAGCGCGTTACCTGCTGGAAGCATCTTGTCTGCCGCTTGCCTGCGAAAACCGCGGCAATGAAGAACTCAACGCAATGTCAGACGAGATTGCTCTCCAAGGCGGCGATCTTTCGGATGAAGATTTCTGCGATTCCGACGTCCGCTTTCATTCAACGATTGCTAAGGCGACTGGAAATCCGCTGCTGATGTTTCAGGTGGCCGGAGCCATTGAGGCCATGCAGCCCTTGATGAACATGCTCGTCTACCGCTTACGGGATAAAAAACACATTGCCGGCCTGCATGGCCAAATGCAGGCGGCGTTGAAAGAGCGAGATGCGGCGGCCGCCCAGACGATCCTTGATGAGATCGCCGCTTATACCCGTCAGCTAGCGGCTCTGCGGCGTAAACCGAAAGATTGA
- a CDS encoding DUF2182 domain-containing protein has product MQIALHAFDRRQVAWIAFFVAVLSAWAALFLMQPNLDLPQGWQALGLDYLASLCRPAAETSLPGLIAMWGLMSLAMMAPTIAPALKTYLDLTHTQGASMSGFAALLSGYLLVWIGFSIPAALLQAALDTQGWLDPFGRSSEVYLTAALLALAGAYQFSKLKEACLNQCHSPLMFFMGKWQDGLSGAVSMGLHLGAVCLGCCWALMLLAFVAGTMNLAFMGLAMVLMTFEKLPQLGRYLTAPVGFALLGAAILTLTTELIKHL; this is encoded by the coding sequence GTGCAAATCGCCCTTCACGCTTTTGACCGGCGCCAAGTGGCCTGGATCGCGTTTTTTGTTGCGGTCTTGAGCGCGTGGGCAGCCTTGTTCCTGATGCAGCCAAATTTGGATCTGCCTCAGGGCTGGCAGGCGCTTGGTCTTGATTACCTTGCCTCGCTGTGCCGCCCGGCGGCGGAAACCAGCCTCCCAGGCCTGATCGCCATGTGGGGATTGATGTCGCTGGCGATGATGGCGCCGACCATTGCCCCTGCCTTGAAAACTTATCTGGATTTGACCCACACGCAGGGCGCCAGCATGTCTGGCTTTGCAGCTCTCCTTTCCGGATACTTGCTTGTCTGGATCGGCTTTTCGATCCCCGCCGCATTGCTTCAGGCCGCACTGGATACGCAAGGCTGGCTCGATCCGTTCGGCCGCAGCTCTGAAGTCTATCTAACCGCCGCACTTCTGGCGCTCGCCGGCGCATATCAGTTCAGCAAACTGAAGGAAGCCTGCCTCAACCAGTGCCATAGCCCGCTGATGTTCTTCATGGGCAAATGGCAGGACGGGCTTTCCGGCGCGGTCAGCATGGGCCTGCATTTGGGTGCCGTCTGCCTCGGCTGCTGCTGGGCCCTGATGCTGCTCGCCTTTGTCGCGGGCACCATGAACCTCGCCTTCATGGGCCTTGCGATGGTGCTGATGACGTTTGAAAAGCTGCCGCAGCTCGGCCGCTATCTCACCGCTCCCGTCGGCTTCGCACTGCTCGGAGCTGCAATCCTGACACTCACAACAGAACTTATAAAACACCTATAA
- a CDS encoding MDR family oxidoreductase → MTFKALVVDKNDEGKTSAAVKEIDENQLPDGNVTVAVEYSTLNYKDGLCVGPGGGLVKDYPHVPGIDFAGIVEESSDEWYKPGDKVVLTGWRVGEVWWGGYAQKASVKGEWLVPLPDGLTTRDAMAVGTAGFTAMLAVMALEDHGLKPENGPVLVTGAAGGVGSVAVAILANLGYEVHAVTGRESTWDYLKSLGASAIVPRDDVSETIKRPLEKEVWAGAIDAVGGEMLARILGQMKYGCSVATIGLAGGANLPASVIPFILRGVNLLGIDSVMRPYDDRVRAWQRIAKDLPLDKLHGMIQPATLEDLPGLGRDILKGQVKGRVVVDVNA, encoded by the coding sequence ATGACTTTCAAAGCCCTTGTGGTCGACAAGAACGACGAAGGCAAAACCAGCGCCGCCGTCAAAGAAATCGACGAGAACCAGCTGCCGGACGGCAATGTCACCGTCGCCGTTGAGTATTCAACGCTGAACTACAAGGACGGTCTCTGTGTCGGGCCAGGTGGCGGTCTCGTCAAGGACTATCCGCATGTTCCGGGCATCGATTTTGCCGGCATTGTCGAAGAGTCTTCTGACGAATGGTACAAACCGGGCGACAAGGTCGTTTTGACCGGCTGGCGCGTCGGAGAAGTCTGGTGGGGCGGCTATGCCCAAAAGGCCAGCGTCAAGGGCGAATGGCTGGTACCATTGCCGGATGGCCTCACCACACGCGATGCAATGGCGGTCGGCACAGCCGGTTTCACTGCGATGCTTGCCGTCATGGCACTGGAAGATCATGGCCTGAAACCGGAAAACGGGCCGGTTCTGGTCACCGGTGCTGCGGGCGGTGTTGGCTCCGTCGCTGTCGCCATTCTCGCCAACCTTGGCTATGAAGTACACGCAGTTACCGGCCGGGAAAGCACTTGGGATTACCTGAAGTCTCTTGGCGCCAGCGCCATCGTTCCGCGGGATGACGTATCTGAAACCATCAAGCGCCCGCTTGAGAAAGAGGTCTGGGCCGGCGCGATTGATGCTGTTGGCGGCGAAATGCTCGCCCGCATCCTGGGCCAGATGAAATACGGTTGTTCCGTTGCCACCATCGGTCTTGCCGGTGGGGCAAATCTTCCGGCCAGCGTCATTCCGTTCATTCTACGCGGCGTCAACCTGCTTGGTATCGATAGCGTCATGCGTCCTTACGACGACCGTGTCCGCGCCTGGCAGCGGATCGCCAAAGACCTGCCGCTCGACAAACTGCACGGCATGATCCAGCCGGCAACCCTGGAAGATCTTCCGGGTCTCGGCAGGGACATCCTGAAAGGCCAGGTCAAGGGCCGCGTCGTCGTTGACGTAAACGCTTAA
- the rpmI gene encoding 50S ribosomal protein L35, producing MPKLKTKSGAKKRFKVTATGKVKTAQAGKRHGMIKRTNKFIRNARGTTTLSDQDAKIVKQFLPYA from the coding sequence ATGCCCAAGCTGAAGACGAAGTCCGGCGCTAAAAAGCGCTTTAAAGTGACTGCAACCGGCAAGGTGAAAACCGCACAGGCCGGCAAGCGCCATGGCATGATCAAGCGCACGAACAAGTTCATCCGGAACGCCCGTGGCACCACCACGCTGAGCGATCAGGATGCAAAGATCGTGAAGCAGTTCCTGCCGTACGCATAA
- a CDS encoding thiol-disulfide oxidoreductase DCC family protein, protein MITVYYDGKCGQCSREISFFKRRTPKQSIVWHDIANEPDQLADTGLSQADALMFMHVRDADGVMQSQVDAFIVLWRQFPGWSLLSRLVALPGVYHLTGVLYRAFAEIRFNRYPHCQASLDQA, encoded by the coding sequence GTGATAACGGTCTACTACGATGGCAAGTGCGGCCAGTGTTCGAGAGAAATCAGTTTCTTCAAACGGCGCACGCCAAAACAATCAATCGTGTGGCATGACATTGCCAACGAGCCGGACCAACTGGCTGACACGGGCCTTAGTCAGGCGGATGCGCTGATGTTCATGCATGTGCGTGACGCGGATGGTGTGATGCAGAGCCAGGTTGATGCGTTCATTGTCCTCTGGCGGCAATTTCCGGGCTGGTCATTGCTTAGCCGGCTCGTCGCTCTTCCCGGCGTCTACCATCTAACCGGTGTTCTTTACCGCGCCTTCGCAGAAATTCGCTTCAACCGTTATCCGCATTGCCAGGCGAGCTTGGACCAGGCGTGA